Proteins co-encoded in one Bacillus infantis NRRL B-14911 genomic window:
- a CDS encoding tripartite tricarboxylate transporter substrate binding protein, translating into MKKMILAAALLLCMVMMSACSSKEAAGIYKDGKWMPSKPIEVVATAGAGGGWDTTARMVAQTLEKDGLIDQRMPVINKPGGGGAVGWAYMMKKEGNPHNIFVSSPPIILVPLNGQSKYGVDDFTPLSNLIADYAAFAVRADAKWDDLNDLFDDMKKDPSKISVVGVSSPGSMDHIQFIKIAKAAGVDVTKIKYVSDQDGGALTQLLNGSVDVYSAGTSETIEQVRAGKIKVLGVTSPERLKGDTLEDFPTAIEQGINETFVNWRGFFGPPNMDEKQIQYYEERLKKLNDSPEWKKIREKYGWNELYMDSGEYKEFLKKENDELYKLLDELKLIR; encoded by the coding sequence ATGAAAAAAATGATTCTGGCAGCAGCACTGCTGCTCTGCATGGTGATGATGTCAGCCTGCTCGAGCAAGGAAGCTGCAGGCATTTATAAGGATGGCAAATGGATGCCAAGCAAGCCGATCGAAGTGGTGGCTACGGCTGGAGCCGGCGGAGGCTGGGATACCACAGCCCGCATGGTTGCCCAGACGCTAGAAAAGGACGGGCTTATTGATCAAAGGATGCCTGTCATCAATAAACCGGGCGGAGGGGGAGCCGTCGGCTGGGCGTATATGATGAAAAAGGAAGGCAACCCTCATAATATATTTGTCTCGTCTCCGCCTATTATTCTTGTACCACTTAATGGGCAGTCAAAATACGGAGTAGACGACTTTACCCCGCTGTCCAATCTGATTGCCGACTATGCAGCCTTTGCTGTCAGGGCTGATGCAAAATGGGATGATCTGAATGATTTGTTTGATGATATGAAAAAAGATCCTTCCAAAATCTCGGTGGTTGGCGTTTCATCTCCAGGAAGCATGGACCATATCCAATTTATCAAGATTGCCAAAGCCGCCGGTGTGGATGTGACTAAAATCAAATATGTTTCAGACCAGGATGGCGGAGCACTGACACAGCTCCTCAACGGAAGTGTTGACGTTTATTCTGCCGGTACTTCTGAAACAATCGAGCAGGTGCGTGCCGGAAAGATAAAAGTGCTGGGAGTAACTTCTCCGGAAAGATTGAAGGGCGATACACTCGAGGATTTCCCGACAGCCATTGAGCAGGGCATCAATGAAACCTTTGTGAACTGGAGGGGCTTCTTTGGGCCTCCTAATATGGATGAAAAGCAAATTCAGTATTACGAAGAAAGGCTAAAAAAGCTGAATGATTCGCCGGAGTGGAAAAAGATCCGCGAGAAATATGGCTGGAATGAGCTCTATATGGACAGCGGCGAATACAAGGAGTTTCTAAAGAAGGAAAACGATGAATTGTATAAACTGCTTGATGAGCTGAAGCTGATCAGATAA